A genomic window from Candidatus Hydrogenedentota bacterium includes:
- a CDS encoding DegT/DnrJ/EryC1/StrS family aminotransferase, producing MNPALIESAITKRTVAIMVVHLYGKCAAMDQIMPLAQKHRLVMIEDCAQAHGASLKGKKAGTFGDFGAFSFYPTKNLGALGDGGCLTTDSEVLQRKIAYLRNYGSDRKYYNEVIGVNSRLDELQAAFLRVKLRSLDKINEHKRSLAALYQQGLKSDFIKPVVHPDYYDVFH from the coding sequence ACATGAACCCGGCGCTGATCGAGTCGGCCATTACCAAGAGGACGGTGGCGATCATGGTTGTTCATCTGTATGGCAAGTGTGCGGCGATGGATCAGATCATGCCCCTTGCTCAAAAGCACAGGTTGGTGATGATTGAAGATTGCGCGCAGGCACACGGTGCCTCGCTGAAAGGAAAGAAGGCCGGGACATTTGGGGATTTCGGTGCTTTCAGTTTTTACCCAACTAAAAACCTGGGCGCTCTCGGCGATGGCGGCTGCCTGACCACCGATAGTGAGGTGTTGCAGAGGAAGATCGCCTATTTGAGGAACTACGGTTCAGACCGGAAGTACTACAATGAGGTAATCGGTGTGAATTCAAGGCTGGACGAGCTTCAAGCCGCATTCCTCCGGGTGAAACTCCGGTCCCTGGACAAGATCAATGAACACAAACGATCACTTGCGGCGCTGTATCAGCAGGGCCTTAAAAGCGATTTTATCAAGCCGGTGGTGCATCCTGATTACTATGATGTGTTCCACAT